The Glycine max cultivar Williams 82 chromosome 12, Glycine_max_v4.0, whole genome shotgun sequence genome window below encodes:
- the LOC100775844 gene encoding putative fructose-bisphosphate aldolase 2 codes for MASASASLLKSSLVLDKSEWVKGQTLRQPSASVVRCNPTTPSGLTIRAGSYADELVKTAKTVASPGRGILAMDESNATCGKRLASIGLENTEANRQAYRTLLVTVPGLGQYISGAILFEETLYQSTTDGRKIVDVLLEQNIVPGIKVDKGLVPLAGSNDESWCQGLDGLASRSAAYYEQGARFAKWRTVVSIPNGPSALAVKEAAWGLARYAAIAQDNGLVPIVEPEILLDGEHGIDRTFEVAQKVWAEVFFYLAENNVLFEGILLKPSMVTPGAESKDKASPQTVADYTLKLLHRRIPPAVPGIMFLSGGQSEVEATLNLNAMNQSPNPWHVSFSYARALQNTALKTWGGRPENVKAAQDALAFRAKSNSLAQLGKYTGEGESEEAKKELFVKSYSY; via the exons ATGGCCTCTGCATCAGCATCTCTGCTCAAGTCTTCACTTGTTCTTGACAAGTCTGAGTGGGTGAAGGGACAAACCCTTCGCCAACCTTCTGCATCAGTTGTGAGATGCAACCCCACCACCCCATCAGGCCTCACCATCAGAGCTGGTTCCTATGCTGATGAGCTCGTTAAGACCGCG AAAACAGTGGCTTCACCAGGGAGGGGTATTTTGGCCATGGATGAGTCCAATGCTACCTGTGGGAAGCGTTTGGCTTCAATTGGGCTAGAGAACACTGAAGCTAACCGCCAGGCATACCGTACCCTCCTCGTGACAGTTCCAGGCCTTGGTCAGTACATCTCTGGTGCCATTCTCTTTGAGGAAACACTCTACCAATCCACAACTGATGGCAGGAAGATTGTTGACGTGCTGCTTGAGCAAAACATTGTTCCTGGTATTAAAGTCGACAAG GGTTTGGTGCCCCTTGCAGGTTCCAACGACGAGTCATGGTGCCAAGGTTTGGATGGTCTAGCCTCTCGCTCAGCTGCATACTACGAGCAAGGTGCCCGTTTCGCCAAATG GCGTACTGTTGTGAGCATCCCCAACGGTCCCTCTGCTCTGGCAGTTAAGGAAGCAGCCTGGGGTCTGGCTCGCTATGCTGCAATTGCTCAG GACAATGGGTTGGTCCCAATTGTGGAGCCAGAGATCTTGCTTGATGGGGAGCATGGTATTGATAGAACTTTTGAAGTAGCCCAAAAGGTCTGGGCAgaggttttcttctaccttGCTGAGAACAATGTCCTTTTTGAGGGTATTCTCCTTAAGCCTAGCATGGTTACACCTGGAGCCGAGTCCAAGGACAAGGCCAGTCCTCAGACAGTTGCTGATTACACCCTCAAGCTCCTTCACAGGAGAATTCCCCCTGCTGTCCCTGGAATTATG TTTTTGTCTGGTGGACAGTCTGAGGTTGAAGCTACCCTCAATTTGAATGCCATGAACCAATCTCCAAACCCGTGGCACGTGTCATTCTCGTATGCCAGAGCCCTCCAAAACACTGCCTTGAAGACATGGGGAGGCCGCCCAGAGAACGTGAAGGCAGCACAAGATGCACTCGCATTCCGTGCCAAGTCCAACTCACTCGCTCAGCTTGGGAAGTACACTGGTGAGGGTGAATCCGAGGAAGCCAAGAAGGAGTTGTTCGTCAAAAGCTACTCCTACTAA
- the LOC100820545 gene encoding uncharacterized protein — protein sequence MASALGSRVESVRNSPLVRFSINFIRSFGSSSSSSAVSSAQNPKKSKRRKKNLLDVAEFLSNWGIGYHMAKTHWNEVSDEITKINLYKDGRHGDCF from the exons ATGGCAAGTGCTTTGGGTAGCAGAGTTGAATCTGTTCGAAACTCTCCCTTGGTAAGATTTTCGATCAACTTTATCAGATCCTTtggctcttcttcttcttcatctgcCGTTTCTTCTGCTCAGAACCCTAAGAAATCAAAGCGAAGAAAGAAGAACTTATTGGATGTGGCTGAGTTCTTATCTAACTGGGGAATCGGCTACCACATGGCCAAGACTCACTGGAACGAAGTTTCTGACGAAATCACTAAAATCAATCTTTACAAG gATGGAAGACATGGGGATTGCTTTTAA
- the LOC100775643 gene encoding pentatricopeptide repeat-containing protein At5g50280, chloroplastic yields the protein MALNLTPSSYFHPFISHQIHFHTLSKPFFLSHSKTSTSSLSKTLLCLCASPSNTSHPSPTPIFLPYLQQQEPENREKEGIETIVEEQQEQEHDPDDPIYKFFKTRTRFSSQDPGKEGKLSLQKNRRISWHLASDLVEEEPEKGLVEEKEETVFQKKKVLPLPLPEGIVGEIVQLARNLTQNLTLEEALAEYEGRVSEKDCWEVLKLLGEEQLLVCCLYFFQWMRSQEPSLVTPRACTVLFPLLGKARMGDKLMLLFTNLPSGREFRDVHVYNAAISGLLSSGRCEDAWKVYESMEADNVLPDHVTCSIMVIVMRKLGHSAKDAWQFFEKMNGKGVKWGEEVLGALIKSFCVEGLMSEALIILSELEKKGVSSNAIVYNTLMDAYCKSNRVEEAEGLFIEMKTKGIKHTEATFNILMYAYSRKMQPEIVEKLMAEMQDAGLKPNAKSYTCLISAYGKQKNMSDMAADAFLKMKKDGIKPTSHSYTALIHAYSVSGWHEKAYAAFENMQREGIKPSIETYTALLDAFRRAGDTQTLMKIWKLMRRYKVEGTRVTFNTLVDGFAKHGHYKEARDVISKFANVGLHPTVMTYNMLMNAYARGGQHSKLPELLEEMAAHNLKPDSVTYSTMIYAFLRVRDFSQAFFYHQEMVKSGQVIDFNSYQKLRAILDAKAAIKNRKDRRSLIGVVRNKMGVVKPKRKKDELWKYRKRHVKQK from the exons ATGGCTCTCAACCTCACACCTTCTTCCTACTTTCACCCTTTCATTTCACACCAAATTCACTTTCATACTCTTTCAAAACCTTTCTTTCTCTCACACTCCAAAACCTCAACCTCGTCACTCTCCAAAACCCTATTATGTCTTTGTGCATCACCATCCAACACCTCCCACCCTTCACCAACCCCCATTTTCCTCCCATATCTTCAACAACAAGAACCAGAAAATCGTGAAAAAGAGGGAATAGAAACAATAGTAGAAgaacaacaagaacaagaacatgaCCCAGATGATCCAatctacaaattcttcaaaaccCGCACTCGGTTTTCTTCCCAAGACCctggaaaagaaggaaaattatcccTTCAGAAGAACCGTCGCATCTCATGGCACCTTGCTTCTGACCTTGTTGAAGAAGAGCCTGAAAAGGGTTTGGttgaagagaaggaagaaacagTGTTTCAGAAGAAGAAGGTTTTGCCTTTGCCTTTGCCTGAGGGCATTGTGGGAGAGATCGTTCAGCTTGCAAGGAACTTGACACAAAATCTAACTCTGGAGGAGGCTTTGGCTGAGTATGAAGGAAGGGTTAGTGAGAAAGATTGTTGGGAGGTTTTGAAATTACTTGGGGAGGAGCAACTTCTGGTGTGTTGTTTGTATTTCTTTCAGTGGATGAGGTCGCAGGAACCTTCACTTGTTACACCTCGGGCTTGCACTGTGTTGTTTCCATTGTTGGGGAAAGCAAGGATGGGTGATAAGTTGATGCTTTTGTTCACAAATTTGCCATCCGGCAGGGAGTTCAGAGATGTTCATGTTTACAATGCCGCAATTTCAGGCCTTCTTTCTAGTGGCAG GTGTGAAGATGCTTGGAAGGTGTATGAGTCAATGGAAGCAGATAATGTTCTTCCAGATCATGTGACATGTTCTATTATGGTTATCGTTATGAGAAAACTTGGCCATAGTGCAAAGGATGCATGGcaattttttgagaaaatgaaTGGAAAAGGAGTCAAATGGGGTGAAGAAGTCCTAGGTGCACTAATAAAGTCATTTTGTGTTGAGGGTTTGATGAGTGAAGCTCTCATCATCCTATCTGAACTGGAGAAGAAAGGGGTTTCTTCAAATGCAATTGTGTACAACACCCTGATGGATGCATATTGTAAATCCAATCGTGTAGAAGAAGCTGAAGGCCTCTTTATTGAGATGAAAACTAAAGGGATTAAGCACACTGAAGCTACGTTCAACATTCTAATGTATGCATACAGCAGAAAAATGCAACCTGAGATTGTAGAGAAGCTGATGGCTGAAATGCAGGATGCTGGCTTGAAGCCAAATGCCAAATCATATACTTGTCTAATCAGTGCATATGGGAAGCAGAAAAATATGAGTGACATGGCTGCAGATGCATTCTTGAAGATGAAGAAAGACGGTATTAAACCAACTTCACATTCTTATACAGCTCTGATCCATGCATATTCAGTTAGTGGCTGGCATGAGAAAGCTTATGCAGCATTTGAAAACATGCAAAGGGAAGGCATTAAACCTTCCATAGAAACCTACACTGCTTTACTAGATGCATTTAGACGTGCCGGTGACACCCAAACATTGATGAAAATATGGAAGTTGATGAGGAGGTACAAGGTTGAAGGAACACGTGTCACATTCAACACTCTTGTTGATGGTTTTGCTAAACATGGTCACTACAAGGAAGCAAGAGATGTAATATCTAAGTTTGCAAATGTTGGATTGCACCCAACAGTGATGACATACAATATGCTGATGAATGCATATGCACGAGGAGGGCAACACTCAAAGCTGCCAGAGTTGTTGGAAGAGATGGCAGCTCATAACTTGAAGCCAGATTCTGTAACTTATTCAACTATGATATATGCCTTTCTCCGTGTTCGAGATTTTAGCCAGGCATTTTTTTATCACCAGGAGATGGTCAAGAGTGGGCAGGTGATTGATTTCAATTCTTACCAGAAGCTTCGGGCGATTCTGGATGCTAAAGCTGCAATTAAAAACCGAAAGGATAGGAGATCCTTGATTGGTGTAGTTAGAAATAAGATGGGTGTTGTGAAACCGAAGAGAAAAAAGGATGAGTTATGGAAGTACAGGAAAAGACATGTTAAACAAAAGTAG